In the Larimichthys crocea isolate SSNF chromosome XXI, L_crocea_2.0, whole genome shotgun sequence genome, one interval contains:
- the samtor gene encoding S-adenosylmethionine sensor upstream of mTORC1, with amino-acid sequence MVYLNASWHLNASMARTLPQVCVRACDWTRDCQFCSMSVKVSQSPCALLAGVPVRRSCFLQLAGWCGGEKRGRNWRPRQHRRCGAVRCGAMDLRDNVETGETENHPELFYVPIPDEAPCKREQEMLSGVVKNVHRKLRRKYREVGDFDKIWREHCEDEQTLSEYALAMKNLADNHWTKNCEGEGRIEWCRSVCQEYFLDGGMKRMLEKDEKSAMLAVGLTAESVSAQPYSTIPSSIAQLGKMRLLDVGSCFNPFLKFDEFLTVGIDIVPAVESVYKCDFLNLQLQQPLQLAGDAVEAFLRQLHNPIDSLPAQLFHVVVFSLLLSYFPSPYQRWICCKKAHELLELHGLLLIITPDSSHQNRHALMMRSWRVAVESLGFKRYKYVKYSHMHLIAFRKVCLATTSDLVSRNYPEMLYIPQDFHSNEEEECADVSVQARSEFEDDQLAWGFTELPDTPYDSDSGESQGSSVPGFHELEDPILLQS; translated from the exons atggtgTACTTGAACGCCTCATGGCACTTGAACGCCTCCATGGCACGCACGCTGCCTCAGGTATGCGTCCGAGCCTGTGATTGGACGAGGGACTGTCAGTTCTGCAGCATGTCTGTCAAAGTCAGCCAATCACCGTGCGCGTTGTTGGCTGGTGTGCCGGTTCGCCGGTCGTGTTTTCTGCAGCTGGCTGGCTGGtgcgggggggaaaaaaggggaaggAACTGGCGGCCGAGGCAGCATCGGCGGTGCGGTGCGGTGCGGTGCGGTGCTATGGACCTCAGGGACAATGTCGAGACAGGGGAGACGGAAAACCACCCGGAGCTGTTCTACGTGCCGATCCCTGATGAAGCGCCGTGCAAGCGGGAGCAGGAGATGCTGTCAGGGGTCGTGAAAAACGTCCACAGAAAACTGCGCAGGAAATACAGAGAGG TGGGCGATTTTGACAAGATCTGGCGCGAGCACTGCGAGGACGAGCAGACGCTGAGCGAGTACGCCCTCGCCATGAAGAATCTCGCTGACAACCACTGGACCAAAAACTGCGAGGGAGAGGGACGCATCGAATGGTGCCGCAG TGTCTGTCAAGAATACTTTTTGGACGGCGGGATGAAGAGAATGTTAGAAAAGGACGAGAAAAGTGCCATGCTAGCCGTGGGTCTGACTGCAGAATCTGTAAGTGCCCAACCGTACAGCACCATCCCCAG CTCAATCGCCCAGCTGGGAAAAATGCGCCTTCTTGACGTGGGGAGCTGCTTCAACCCTTTCTTGAAGTTTGATGAGTTCCTTACAGTTGGTATTGACATAGTGCCTGCAGTTGAG aGCGTGTACAAGTGTGACTTCCTCAaccttcagctccagcagcctcTCCAGCTGGCTGGTGACGCAGTAGAGGCCTTCCTCCGCCAGCTCCACAACCCCATCGACTCCCTGCCAGCCCAGCTTTTCCATGTGGTGGTCTTCTCCCTGCTCCTGTCCTACTTCCCCTCACCATACCAGCGCTGGATCTGCTGTAAGAAGGCCCacgagctgctggagctgcacggcctgctgctcatcatcacGCCCGACTCCTCCCACCAAAACCGCCACGCCCTGATGATGCGCAGCTGGCGCGTCGCAGTGGAGTCGCTGGGCTTCAAGCGGTACAAATACGTCAAGTATTCCCACATGCATCTCATCGCCTTCCGTAAGGTGTGTCTGGCCACCACCAGCGACCTGGTGTCACGCAACTACCCTGAGATGCTCTACATCCCTCAGGACTTCCACTCCAACGAGGAGGAAGAGTGCGCCGACGTGTCCGTGCAGGCGCGCTCCGAGTTTGAGGATGACCAGCTGGCTTGGGGCTTTACGGAGCTACCCGACACGCCCTACGATTCAGATTCTGGGGAGAGCCAGGGCAGCTCGGTGCCCGGCTTCCACGAGCTGGAAGACCCCATCCTGCTCCAGAGCTAG
- the ppp1r3ab gene encoding protein phosphatase 1 regulatory subunit 3A, protein MSSVTRLHLLSQSMLNASCQKQKRCSSLPTASLTESPMEFVGQLRPSGACSFLGVPGFSTLDPDLDDDEGEVVIGIRPKSSPLPRRRSSVSEEDSDSEPPLSGSRRVSFADAKGLCLVQVKEFDTWDVPKLPGYDSLEGEGKDLEEYFLSPFTFCLPLSTEELFIKVLEQKVELETIELLPGTTVLKGVIRVLNISFNKAVYVRTTLDSWSSHFDLLAEYIPGSTDNSTDCFSFRLTLVPDFGDRGARVEFCLRYETPVGTFWANNNNRNYVLYCHQRMDKRKEKKSQKENVNKRSCLKTVGQNFPAVENMSAMEASSQENISTDVSKQGDKVDTMKAKEIPDVQSGTSEEDGQKSLTESRRNCSRRNRRKAARMARMRDIFAQRGGGANDTERDESPPEAKQATQEESPEEKQSFSDGSDKSGGSQFDSESLILDVTHDTSPAHECTSNSESEKLESINLADSTTLTGGESATHLPDKPLHSNDELAPVERQSINKSVSEAVESSQRQDVSYECTSNTAAEPADTYVISAVSSESLVSKKDSFTFGTVLAPLYHQVFGRVGSESQSLGDPVRATLNVGNLNQIYPRTAGREIGCTVKKGARDNNDKVQRNVIKTPDQECLHVTPNSPPIEEEETSLSVTENAETLQDPDQRCTKAPEVLKSISGDEVVHSHTKNITNTHVFTPQIPQESLHLQGETQEDDLTHDLQSQNTAQTARTQLPEHTCAQIKTNLDETHAQNKTEELVASVETSFMSLTESKCAEESKKDDNRQTLSTNISGEDRLLEACHDLNNIINSATKGTENSYVSCFEAVEGKNATKHQISPKVNKDSKNVEEENKKVNVWSKDETNYSADIKVIGEVAESMPKAMMRHTHDVSVELKAEEIIVSGKNEHYKMEVDVSNLVGFCLADTTEVKNWEMMVEEEEKNILTDDEESEPTCSKAENSKTVETDQEMEVTDTETASENRSTTGTEKDEMVGEITAAGEKDAEDKQRIGEEQSEEITTGKNREEVEKELEHVQTTKMPVEEELLEGIKIEKIEEGEGIESEKAEKQEVNNKKINVQEEEEEKEGEEEMEIDLDADDEANVEREDQVKAMEDKEKEDPDYKEEILVDETRESEIRDAESDKENKAGFDITQTKAEDGLSALVNNVQDERVIEENTGEGQNAHIPAEVHLYKEEDFRSNENVTHDLSKAARDESEPTAIEGGSCIFPDEPKSDQLGHDSASAESDSDDEVELYMHCLRAVHTGPQPHTQHNKDAGFSVGKRPSISRSKLLSTPMPSISESLDEEPNLSLLQDTEAADFQPTALPASSGEDSVDRNASWWMETFSWSNISKTLLYATLLVIFVVVAYHYDFLACFGLYLISVIWLYCQGETQPVKNNNRLN, encoded by the exons ATGTCATCTGTAACTCGACTCCATCTGTTAAGTCAGAGCATGTTGAATGCCAGTTGCCAGAAACAGAAGCGCTGCAGTTCACTTCCCACTGCCTCTCTCACAGAGAGCCCCATGGAGTTTGTGGGACAACTGAGACCTTCAGGGGCCTGTAGCTTCTTAGGGGTGCCAGGCTTCAGCACTTTGGACCcggacctggatgatgatgagggtgaAGTGGTGATTGGCATCAGGCCCAAATCTTCCCCTCTACCACGGAGAAGGAGCTCTGTCTCTGAAGAGGATTCGGACTCTGAGCCGCCCCTGTCTGGCTCCAGGAGAGTGTCCTTTGCGGACGCTAAAGGTCTCTGTTTGGTACAAGTGAAGGAGTTTGACACATGGGATGTACCAAAGCTGCCAGGATATGACTCTTTAGAAGGCGAAGGTAAAGATCTGGAGGAAtacttcctctctcctttcactTTCTGCCTTCCTTTATCGACTGAGGAGCTGTTCATCAAAGTCCTGGAGCAGAAAGTGGAGTTGGAGACCATCGAGTTACTTCCAGGGACCACAGTACTAAAAGGAGTGATCCGAGTCCTCAACATTTCTTTCAATAAGGCTGTGTACGTCAGAACAACTTTGGACTCCTGGTCCAGCCACTTTGACCTCCTGGCAGAGTACATCCCTGGTTCCACTGACAATTCGACGGACTGTTTCTCATTTAGGCTCACTTTGGTGCCAGATTTTGGAGATCGGGGAGCCAGAGTTGAGTTTTGTCTGCGATACGAGACTCCTGTGGGGACATTTTGGgccaacaataacaacaggAACTACGTGCTGTACTGTCACCAGAGAATGgacaagaggaaagagaagaagagccAGAAGGAAAATGTGAACAAGAGAAGCTGCCTTAAGACTGTTGG TCAGAACTTCCCCGCTGTGGAAAACATGTCAGCAATGGAAGCTTCATCTCAGGAAAATATATCAACAG ATGTGTCAAAACAAGGAGACAAAGTGGACACTATGAAAGCCAAAGAAATTCCTGATGTTCAGTCAGGAACATCAGAGGAAGACGGACAGAAATCACTG ACCGAGAGTCGAAGGAACTGCAGCCGAAGAAATCGCAGAAAGGCTGCACGGATGGCTCGGATGAGGGACATCTTTGCTCAGCGAGGTGGAGGAGCGAATGACACTGAAAGAGATGAATCACCTCCAGAAGCAAAACAGGCAACTCAAGAAGAATCCCCAGAGGAAAAGCAATCATTTTCTGACGGGAGCGACAAGTCGGGAGGTTCTCAGTTTGATTCTGAATCTCTCATCCTTGATGTTACACATGATACATCACCAGCACACGAGTGCACATCAAACAGCGAGTCAGAGAAATTGGAGAGCATCAATTTGGCTGACTCAACCACATTAACAGGAGGTGAGAGTGCCACGCATCTTCCAGACAAGCCATTGCATTCAAATGATGAGCTTGCTCCTGTGGAACGTCAAAGTATCAACAAGTCTGTCTCCGAAGCTGTGGAAAGCAGTCAGAGGCAAGACGTGAGTTATGAATGTACTAGCAACACTGCAGCTGAACCAGCTGACACTTATGTTATTTCAGCGGTAAGCAGCGAGAGTCTTGTTAGCAAGAAAGACAGCTTCACATTTGGAACAGTGTTGGCGCCGCTGTATCATCAAGTGTTTGGCAGAGTGGGAAGTGAAAGTCAGAGCTTAGGTGATCCAGTACGGGCTACTCTGAATGTTGGAAACTTAAATCAAATTTACCCTCGCACTGCAGGAAGAGAGATCGGCTGCACTGTTAAAAAAGGTGCTAGAGATAACAATGACAAAGTTCAGAGAAATGTGATTAAGACTCCAGACCAAGAATGCCTGCATGTCACTCCGAATAGTCCTCccattgaagaagaagaaacaagtcTGAGTGTGACAGAAAATGCAGAAACTCTACAGGATCCAGACCAGAGATGCACAAAAGCACCTGAGGTTCTAAAATCTATTTCAGGAGACGAAGTAGTACATTCACacactaaaaatattacaaatacacatgtattcACTCCACAAATACCCCAGGAGAGTTTACATCTCCAGGGAGAAACACAGGAAGATGATCTAACCCATGACCTCCAAAGCCAAAACACGGCACAAACAGCACGCACTCAACTTCCAGAGCATACAtgtgcacaaataaaaactaatcTGGACGAAACACAtgctcaaaataaaacagaagaactCGTGGCCAGTGTAGAAACCTCATTTATGTCACTCACAGAGTCCAAGTGTGCAGAGGAGTCAAAGAAAGACGATAACAGGCAAACTCTATCAACAAACATCTCAGGGGAGGATAGACTATTAGAAGCGTGCCATGATTTGAATAACATTATTAATTCAGCTACAAAAGGAACTGAGAATAGctatgtttcctgttttgaagCTGTGGAGGGAAAGAATGCGACAAAGCACCAGATATCTCCTAAAGTCAACAAAGACAGTAAAAAtgtggaggaagaaaacaaaaaggtgaatGTCTGGAGTAAAGATGAAACAAACTACTCAGCTGACATTAAGGTCATTGGTGAGGTAGCTGAGTCAATGCCAAAAGCAAtgatgagacacacacatgacGTGTCAGTGGAGCTCAAAGCTGAAGAAATTATTGTTTCAGGAAAAAACGAGCATTATAAAATGGAGGTTGATGTCTCAAACCTGGTGGGATTTTGTTTAGCTGACACTACCGAGGTCAAAAACTGGGAAATGATGgttgaagaagaggagaaaaacataTTAACAGATGACGAGGAAAGCGAGCCAACATGTTCTAAAGCAGAGAACAGCAAAACAGTGGAGACAGACCAAGAGATGGAGGTCACAGACACTGAGACAGCATCAGAAAACAGGAGTACAACAGGGACGGAAAAAGACGAAATGGTGGGGGAGAtaacagctgcaggagagaaagATGCAGAGGACAAACAGAGGATTGGAGAGGAACAAAGTGAGGAGATCACCACTGGTAAAAACAGGGAAGAAGTTGAGAAAGAATTAGAACATGTTCAAACCACAAAGATGCCTGTAGAGGAAGAACTACTTGAGGGGATTAAAATAGAGAAAatagaggaaggagaggggatagagtcagagaaagcagagaaacaagaggtcaataataaaaaaataaatgtccaagaagaagaagaagagaaagagggggaggaggaaatgGAAATAGACTTGGATGCTGATGATGAGGCAAATGTGGAGAGGGAGGATCAGGTAAAAGCAATGGAGgacaaagaaaaggaggatCCAGATTACAAGGAGGAAATTCTAGTTGACGAAACACGAGagtcagagatcagagatgCAGAGTCggacaaagaaaataaagccGGGTTCGACATTACACAAACCAAAGCTGAGGATGGTTTATCTGCTCTGGTGAACAATGTGCAGGACGAGAGAGTAATTGAAGAAAATACAGGAGAAGGGCAAAATGCCCACATCCCAGCTGAAGTGCATCTTTACAAAGAGGAGGATTTCCGAAGCAACGAGAATGTCACACATGACCTGTCAAAAGCCGCCCGAGATGAGAGCGAACCCACCGCCATAGAGGGAGGTTCCTGCATTTTTCCGGATGAACCCAAAAGTGACCAATTAGGCCACGACAGCGCTTCAGCAGAGTCCGACTCAGACGACGAGGTGGAGCTGTACATGCATTGTCTGAGGGCTGTTCACACGGGGCCACAGccacatacacaacacaacaaagatgCAGGTTTTAGCGTGGGCAAAAGGCCCTCTATAAGCAGAAGCAAACTGCTGTCCACGCCCATGCCATCCATCAGTGAGTCTCTGGATGAAGAACCAAACCTCAGCCTCCTGCAGGACACAGAGGCTGCGGACTTCCAACCGACAGCTCTGCCAGCGTCAAGTGGAGAGGACAGCGTCGACAGAAATGCGTCATGGTGGATGGAGACTTTTTCCTGGAGCAATATCTCAAAAACATTGCTATACGCCACATTGTTGGTGATATTTGTCGTTGTGGCCTACCATTATGACTTTCTTGCCTGTTTTGGGCTCTACTTGATATCAGTGATTTGGCTCTACTGTCAAGGAGAGACGCAAcctgttaaaaacaacaacaggttgAATTGA